Below is a genomic region from Longimicrobium sp..
CTCTCCGCGCCGTTCGTGGAGGAGTTGGCCAAGGCCACGGCGCTCTTCCTCTTCTTCTTCTGGAAGAAGGACGAGTTCGACAACGTCATCGACGGCATCATCTACGCGGCCATGGTGGGGCTGGGCTTCGCGATGACGGAGAACGTCTCCTACTACGGCCAGGCGCTGGCGGCCGACGGGCTGGGCGGCACTTTCTTCGTGCGCGGCGTGCTCGCCCCCTTCTCGCACCCGCTGTTCACGGCGATGACGGGGATCGGCCTCGGCCTGTCGCGCGAGACGCTGCGGCGCGAGCTGAAGACCATCGCCCCGCTCGCCGGGCTGGCGCTGGCGATGGGGCTGCACGCCACCTGGAACCTGTCGGCCAGCTTCGGCGTGGCGTTCCTGTTCGCCTACCTGCTGATCATGGTGCCGGCGTTCTTCGGCCTGCTGGGCGTGGTCCTGTACGCGCAGGCGCGCGAGCGGCGGATCATCCGCGCCAATCTCGTTCCCTACGTGCAGAGCGGCCACGTGTCGCCGGCGGACCTGGAGACGCTGTGCCGCTTCGGCGGGCGGATGAAGGTTCTGATGGCGGCGATGCAGGCGCAGGGCGTGGCCGGGTGGAAGCGCGAGGCGCGGTTCCAGCAGGCCGCGAGCGAGCTGGCGTTCCACCGCTGGCGCACCGAGCGCGGCATCAGCAAGGGGATGCACGAGTACGCCGCCCGCGAGGCCGAGTACCTGCGGATCATCGCCGAGTGCCGCGCGCCGGAGCCGATGGCCGCGCCCCAGTACGGCGGCTGGGCCGGGGCGTAACTACATCGCAGATGGGAGATGGGGAGGCGGCGCGCTGCGGGATTGCGGCGCGCCGCTTCTGCTTTCGTGGGGTGAGCTGGATGTGGGTGATGGAGATGTGGATGTGGAGTATGCGAGTAAACTCGCGGCTACAACCACACACAGTCCGCCTTCGCGGACTTCGCGCGGGACAAGGCGGAGGATCGACGCGCGAACATCGTCGCCGCCCGATGCGCGGGCGCCCGTCGCGCGCACCGGAATCGCGGCCGTGCCGATGCCGGTAGTCCGCGAAGGCGGACTTCGTGTTGTTGTAGCCGCGACTTCAGTCGCATACTCCTCCCCCCCGCGGGCTTCGCACCCTCCTTCCTCCGCATCCTTCCGCATCCTTCCGCATCCTTCCGTCCCGCCCGGCCCTCCTCTTGCCCCTCCGCCCCACCCGAAGCACCTTTCGTCCAAAGCTTTACATCCATTCCCCGAGCGTGCGCCCGATGTCCAGGCCAGCCTCGTCCGACCCCGCGCCGCCGTTCGTGCGCCCTGCCGACAAGCCGGCGGGCGGCATCGCGTCGGTCGTCAGCAGCGTCCGCCAGCTCGCACGCGAGAAGTCGCTCGTGCAGGGGGCGAAGGCGCTCCGGGTCGTGAACCAGTACGAGGGGTTCGACTGCCCCGGGTGTGCGTGGCCCGAGCCCAGGGAGCACCGCTCGGTCTTCGAGTTCTGCGAGAACGGCGCGAAGGCCGTCGCCGCCGAAACGACGTCGCGCCGCGCCGATCCCGACTTCTTCGCCGCGCACACGGTGGACGAGTTGCTGGCGCAGAGCGACTACTGGCTGGAGCAGCAGGGCCGCCTCTCGCACCCGATGATCCGCCGCGCGGGGAGCGACCGCTTCGAGCCGATCGGCTGGGACGAGGCGTTCGCGCGCGCGGGCGAGGTGCTGCGCGGCCTCGCATCTCCCGACCAGGCGGCGTTCTACACCTCGGGGCGCACCAGCAACGAGGCCGCGTTCCTGTACCAGCTGTTCGGGCGGATGTACGGGACGAACAACTTTCCCGACTGCTCCAACCTCTGCCACGAGAGCAGCGGCGTCGGCCTCAGGAAGACGCTCGGCGTGGGGAAGGGGACGGTGCAGCTGGCCGACTTCGAGAAGGCTGACGCCATCTTCGTCATCGGCCAGAACCCGGGGACCAACCACCCGCGCATGCTCAGCGCGCTGCAGTCGGCGCGGCGGCGTGGGGCGGAGATCGTGGCCATCAACCCTCTGCGCGAGCGCGGGCTGGAGGAGTTCATCCACCCGCAGGACGTCGGGTCGGCCCTCGTCGGGCACGGGACGAAAATGACCACGCTGTACCTGCAGCCCCTCCCCGGCAGCGACGTGGCGGTGCTGAAGGGGATCATGAAGTGGGTGCTGGAGGCGGAGAAGAACGCGCCCGGCCGCGTGGTGGACCACGGCTTCATCCGCGCGCACGCGACGGGGTTCGAGGAGCTGGTCGCCGACCTCGGGGCCACGCCGTGGCTGGCGATCGAGGAGCAGACCGGGCTCACGCGCGCGCAACTCAAGGCCGCGGCGGACATCTACATCCGCTCGCGCGCGACCATCGTCACCTGGGCGATGGGGCTCACGCAGCACGACAACGCGGTCGACAACATCGTCTCCATCTCCAACCTGCTGCTGCTGCGCGGCAACGTGGGCCGCCCGGGCGCCGGCGCCGCGCCCATCCGCGGCCACAGCAACGTGCAGGGCGACCGCACCGTGGGGATCGACCACGCGCCGGGCGCGCCGCTGCTGGACGCCCTGGAGCGCGTGTTCGGCTTCGCGCCGCCGCGGCGGCACGGGCTGGACGTGGTCGAGACGATCCGCGCGATGGACGCGGGGCGGATCCGCTTCTTCATGGCGATGGGCGGCAACTTCTTCTCCGCGTCGCCGGACCATGGGCTGCTGGAGCGGGCGATGCGCACGCCCGACCTCTCCGTCTACGTCCTCACCCGCCTCAATCGATCCGCGCTCGTCCACGGCCGCGAGGCGATGATCTGGCCCTGCCTGGGCCGCACCGAGCGCGACCTGCAGGCCTCGGGGCCGCAGTTCGTCACCGTCGAGGACTCGATGTCCATCGTCCACGCCTCGCGCGGATCGAACAAGCCCGCATCTCCTCATCTCAAGAGCGAGCCGGCGACCGTCGCGGGGCTGGCGAAGGCGGCGCTGCGCGATTCGTCCGTCGACTGGGACGCGCTGGTGGCCGATTACGACCGCATCCGCGACCTGGTCGAGCAGACCATCCCCGGCTTCGAGGACTACAACCGGCGCGTGCGCGAGCCGGGCGGCTTCGTGCTGCGCAACACCGCCGCGCACCGCGAGTGGAAGACGGCCAGCGGCCGCGCCGAGCTCACCGTCGTCCCCACGCCCGACATCCGGCTGCGCGAGGACGAGCTGCGGCTGTTCACCATCCGCTCGCACGACCAGTTCAACACCACCATCTACGGGCTTGACGACCGCTACCGCGGGATCAAGGGCGCGCGGCGCGTGGTGCTGATGCACGCGGCGGACATGGCCGAGCGCGGCATCCGCGCCGGCAACGAGGTGGACGTGCGCTCGCACTGGACGGACGGCGTGGAGCGCATCGCGCCGCGCTTCAAGGCCGTCGCGTACGACCTGCCGCGCGGCAGCTGCGCCGCGTACTTCCCCGAGGCCAACGTGCTGATCCCGCTGGGAAAGACGGCGAAGACCAGCAACCAGCCGTCGGCGAAGCTCATCCCCGTCACCGTCGCCCCCGCGACCAGCCCCGTGCGCGTGGAGGGGAAGGACGAGCGGGTGGTGGAGATGGAGATGCCGTCCGCGCCCGCGCCGGCCGAGCGGGCGACCGCGGGGGTGTGATGCGGAAGGCGAGCACCGTCCGCCGCCGCGTGGAGCGCATCGCCGTCGAGGCCGACGGCGCCGCCCGCCGCGCGCGCACGGACGTGCTGGCGACGGAGGAGCCGCTGGAGATCCGCGTGGCGGTGGCGGACGAGCTGCGCGGCGGCGCGCGGCTGGACGACGCGGGCGCGCCCGTCTCGGTGACGATGCGGACGCCGGGCGCGGACTTCGAGCTCGCGGCGGGCTTCCTGTTCACCGAGGGGGTGATCTCCTCCGCGGACGAGATCGCGTCCATCCGTTACTGCACGGAGGACGAGCAGAAGTACAACGTGGTCAGCGTCGTCCTCGCGGCGGGGACGCGGTTCGATCTTCAGAACCTCCAGCGCAACTTCTATCAGACATCCAGCTGCGGCGTCTGCGGCAAGGCGTCGATCGAGGCGGTGCTGGGGCCCGCCTGCGCGCGGATCACGAGCGACGTTTCCATCACCCCGGAAGTCCTCGTCGGGCTCCCCGAGAAGCTGCGGGCGGCGCAGGCGGTGTTCGAGCGCACCGGCGGCCTGCACGCGGCGGGGCTTTTCACCGCGGATGGCGAGCTGGTGCGTGCGCGCGAGGACGTGGGCCGGCACAACGCGATGGACAAGCTGATCGGCGCGTCGCTGCTGGAACGCGAGCTCCCGTGGGGGGATCGTATCGTCGTCGTCAGCGGGCGGTTGAGCTTCGAGCTGGTGCAGAAGGCGGCCCGCGCCGGCGCGGCGGTGCTGGCGGGCGTCTCCGCGCCGTCGAGCCTGGCGGTGGAGCTGGCGGAGGAGGCCGGCGTCACCCTCTGCGGCTTCGTGCGCGGCCGCACCTTCAACGTCTACGCGCACGGCGCGCGCATCGCCGCCGGCGTCCACACCTGACGGAATCTCCCGTGCTCGTTCCTGATCTCCTTGATCCACATCGCTGTCATCCTGAGGGAGGCACCGCGCCTGAATCGCCTCGGCACCATGGCTTGGTGCCGACCGAAGGATCTACTCGCCGCCACGAAGATGCTTGCCCGGACGACGGATCTCGGGTTGGGGAGATTAGATCCTTCGGGCGCGACGAACGCCGGCTTGGTCGAAAGTTCGGTGACTCGCGCCCTCAGGATGACAATCGTGGAGTGCTCGCGAGTTTGGCCGTCGCCCACACTCCCGCGGTGCCGCGGGTTGGGATGTACCGTCTCGCCAAGGTGGCCTGTGGGGCGATGACGATCGCGGCGGCGATGCTGGCCGCGGCGTGCGGCGACAAGGGCGGCGAGCTGCGCGAGGCGACGGAGCGGCGGCGCGCGGAGGTGGCCATCGCGGAGAGCGCGGGCGCGGCCGGCGCGGCGGACACATCGGCGCAGGACACCGGCTACGCGCTCCCCGCCTTCGTCGGCGACACGGCGAAGGCGGCCGCCGCGCGCGCCGACACCGCCGCGAAGGCCGCAGCGCCGGACGGCGAATGGACGTCGGCGACGCGCGACAAGCGGCGCGGCGGCGTGGTGGGGATCGTGCGCGGGCTGCGGGTGGCGCGGCAGGACGGGTTCGACCGGCTGGTGCTGGACTTCGGCGACGGGCCGCTCCCCGGGTGGCACGTGGAGTACGTCGACAGCCCCGTGCGCCAGTGTGGCTCGGGGCAGGTGAAGCAGGTGGCCGGACAGGCGTGGCTGCTGGTGCGCCTCCGCACCGCGCAGGCGCACGACGACCTGGGCGCCCCCACCGTCCGCCAGCGCGACATCCCGCTCGGCCTACCGGTGATGCGCCAGCTGGCCCTGACCTGCGACTTCGAGGGCGACGTGGAGGTGGTCCTCGGCCTCGCATCGCCCAACCCGTATCGGGTGATGGAGCTGGCGGGGCCGAACCGGCTGGTGGTGGACGTGCGTCAGCAGCCATGATCGCGATACTTAAGCAAACACTTAATTATCATCTCGAGATCGGAGGGGTGATACCGGGTCGAGAGATCGACGTGCATTCCGCGCCGCCACGGGCATCATCCCGAGCCTCCACCCCGGGAGCGCGATCCGAGATCGCCAACTGCGTCATCGGGGGAGTCGGGTGCGGGGCGAGCGCACATCCGTTCCGCCGCCCCCTTCCCGGACAGGCACTTCGGCCTGGCTCCTCCCCCTCTTTCGTCCAGCCCGACGTGTCGGAAATTTCCGACACGTCGATTCGGCTGGCCGCTCCCCACCCGACGTCCCTGCCACACCGGGATTCGCGTCGTCGCAGACGAGATCCGCGCAGCGGGCGCGTGGGGGGCCAGGGTCACGCACCGTGGCTTGCTCGCGCGCCATCATCCCCCGATGACGCAGTTGACAGAGCCTGAGCCCACGCCGGAGCCGCGGGAACGGGATGAGCTGCGCGCCGGAGCCACGGTTGGTTTTCGGAAGATGGTGTGAGACTGGCTGCCACACTCAGTGCATATCGGTCACGCGAATCTTCAATCGCGCTGACGCCGGGCGGCACCCGGAATCCATCGCATGCGTTCGGGCGACAGGCGGCCTGCGGCTCGGAGGCTGGCCACAGATTCCTCAGGCGCCACGGCATTGGAATGAGGGAAAGGGCAGCACAGCGCCTTCGGAATGACATTCTTTCCGCCGGTGTGCAGCGGAGATCCAGTATGACGCCGCGGGGTGTGCAGATCGCCTACATCCGCGCAAAACGAAGCCGCCCGGCGACTGGGTCGCCGGGCGGCTTCGTTCAAGTCTCCAGAGCCCTAGTGCTCCAGGAGCATGGGGGCGTACCGCCGGTGGAACGCGGGCGCAAGGCGGAGGCAGAACTCCTCCTGCGTGCCGCCACGAGCCATGTATCGCCGCATCAGCGCGCACTGCAGCGCCGTGTACGCCGCGAACCGCGTGGGGTACTCCTCCATGAAACGACGTGCCAGTTCCATCGGGCGGGTCTCCTTTCCGGGCGCCCCTGTCATCTCGCGCCCCACTCTCTATTACGGCATCCGGCATGCCGGAGTTGCATAACCTGGAAACGCGCGCCAACGCTGTATTCTTACACCCCACCGCCCTCCGCCGGCGGGCAACCCTGTACCATCGCGGCGACACGTTCCGTTACACCGGGGCGTCGGCGCCCCAGCATCACCGTCCACGAGATTGGATGGACCGGGGGGAGGATTTCGCGGGACGTCGTGGTCAATCCACGTACGTCTCAAAAAATCCGGGGAGGCGGCCGATCTCGCGGCCGTTTTCCTCGACCGTCGCGACGCCGCGCATCTGGATGAACCAGCGGCGGCGGGGGCGATGCTGGTCCGTCGCGTGCGCGACGGCGACGTCCACCGTCACGCGGAAGGCGCGGCGGCGGTCCTCGAAGCGGAAGCGGCGCGGGACGCGAATGGTGCCGTCCTCCACCGCCTTCGGCACCATCTCCATGAACTCGATCGGGCCGGGGCGATACACGCCGCGCACGCCGCGCCCGTCGACGAGATACGCGAACACCCCTTCCGTCGCGGTCGAATCCCCCCGCACGCCGCCGTAGAGGAGCGAGACGGCGCTGTCCGACGCCGATCCCCACTCCCAGCTCACCTCGCGCCACACGCCCCAGTTGTGGTCGTGGTACGCCTGCGCGCCGCGCACCTCCTCGCACCGCGGCAGACAGACGGTGCCGTCCGCGCGCGCGAAGAGTGCCGGCGCCACGTAGCCGCTGATCAGCGTGCTCCCGCCGATGTCCGTGGGCGGGAAGTAGCGCCGTGGCGCGGGGGTGACGCGGAGCCGCACCCGCGCGCCGCCCGCCGCCGCATCGACGTCGTACGCGCCGCCGGCCAGCCGCACCGCGCCGATGAGGCCCAGCGCCAGCTCCGGCGACAGTGTGTCGAGCCGCACCTCCGCGTCGCGCACCTCGCCGCGCAGCGACCGGTGCTCGCCGCCGGGCTCGCGCACGGTCATCAGCACGCCGCCGCCCCACCTCCCCGGCACGCCGACCCGTCCGCCGACGGAGAGGGTGAGGTAGAGCCACCGGCCGTCGCCCAGCACCACGTTGAAGTAGTGCCACTCGGCCCAGGTGGAATCGACCGCCGCGCCGCGCGGCCGGTGGAAGTGGTCGATCTCGCGCAGCACCTCGTCCGGCGACGGCGCGACCCAGCGGCGGTCCGCGTCCGAGTCGTCCCACCTCCCCGCGAGCAGGGCGGGCGGGGCGCCGGCCGCGCGGGCGCGCGAGGGGATCTCGCCGGTGGCGATGACCTTCCAGGTGCGCCCGCGCGCGGACACCTCCACCTGCGCGCCGTCGATGATGGGGCTGGCCGCGGCGAACCCGTGCTCCTCCCGCGCGCGGGGCGATTCCAGCAGGTTGCGGTGGATGAAGCGCGCGTGGTCGATCCCCACGAACAGCGAGCCGGTGCCGCCCGACCTCAGC
It encodes:
- a CDS encoding PrsW family intramembrane metalloprotease; translation: MPDNKSMKRALAAAAVAVLCLLGLITLLMIGALNTGLPGLVAGMVMAVLPVPFYVALALWVDRYEREPRWMLAAAFLWGATGAVFFAFIFNSIASVFFGAIGGGNAAQLGGSVLSAPFVEELAKATALFLFFFWKKDEFDNVIDGIIYAAMVGLGFAMTENVSYYGQALAADGLGGTFFVRGVLAPFSHPLFTAMTGIGLGLSRETLRRELKTIAPLAGLALAMGLHATWNLSASFGVAFLFAYLLIMVPAFFGLLGVVLYAQARERRIIRANLVPYVQSGHVSPADLETLCRFGGRMKVLMAAMQAQGVAGWKREARFQQAASELAFHRWRTERGISKGMHEYAAREAEYLRIIAECRAPEPMAAPQYGGWAGA
- a CDS encoding FdhF/YdeP family oxidoreductase; amino-acid sequence: MSRPASSDPAPPFVRPADKPAGGIASVVSSVRQLAREKSLVQGAKALRVVNQYEGFDCPGCAWPEPREHRSVFEFCENGAKAVAAETTSRRADPDFFAAHTVDELLAQSDYWLEQQGRLSHPMIRRAGSDRFEPIGWDEAFARAGEVLRGLASPDQAAFYTSGRTSNEAAFLYQLFGRMYGTNNFPDCSNLCHESSGVGLRKTLGVGKGTVQLADFEKADAIFVIGQNPGTNHPRMLSALQSARRRGAEIVAINPLRERGLEEFIHPQDVGSALVGHGTKMTTLYLQPLPGSDVAVLKGIMKWVLEAEKNAPGRVVDHGFIRAHATGFEELVADLGATPWLAIEEQTGLTRAQLKAAADIYIRSRATIVTWAMGLTQHDNAVDNIVSISNLLLLRGNVGRPGAGAAPIRGHSNVQGDRTVGIDHAPGAPLLDALERVFGFAPPRRHGLDVVETIRAMDAGRIRFFMAMGGNFFSASPDHGLLERAMRTPDLSVYVLTRLNRSALVHGREAMIWPCLGRTERDLQASGPQFVTVEDSMSIVHASRGSNKPASPHLKSEPATVAGLAKAALRDSSVDWDALVADYDRIRDLVEQTIPGFEDYNRRVREPGGFVLRNTAAHREWKTASGRAELTVVPTPDIRLREDELRLFTIRSHDQFNTTIYGLDDRYRGIKGARRVVLMHAADMAERGIRAGNEVDVRSHWTDGVERIAPRFKAVAYDLPRGSCAAYFPEANVLIPLGKTAKTSNQPSAKLIPVTVAPATSPVRVEGKDERVVEMEMPSAPAPAERATAGV
- the fdhD gene encoding formate dehydrogenase accessory sulfurtransferase FdhD, with product MRKASTVRRRVERIAVEADGAARRARTDVLATEEPLEIRVAVADELRGGARLDDAGAPVSVTMRTPGADFELAAGFLFTEGVISSADEIASIRYCTEDEQKYNVVSVVLAAGTRFDLQNLQRNFYQTSSCGVCGKASIEAVLGPACARITSDVSITPEVLVGLPEKLRAAQAVFERTGGLHAAGLFTADGELVRAREDVGRHNAMDKLIGASLLERELPWGDRIVVVSGRLSFELVQKAARAGAAVLAGVSAPSSLAVELAEEAGVTLCGFVRGRTFNVYAHGARIAAGVHT